The Deltaproteobacteria bacterium genomic interval CGACGCGCACCGGCACGCCGATCGAGCGCAGTACGCGCGCCGCCTCGTCGAGGAACGCCTCCTCCTGGTCCACGATCAACACCCCCAACACGCTCCCATCCGGCATCCCGTCGTGCATCGCGGTCGGTCCCTCCCCGAATTGCCATCGTACGGCACGGGCACGCGCCGCTGCGAGCAAAATCGTCCGGCGCCGTCGGCCGGGCGCGCAACCCCGCGGCGTCGCGTCGTGCGACCCGCGCGCGGTGGTCGGGAAATCCCCGCACCGCGGCGCGTCATCGCGATGGCGAGCGCAACCGCCGCACCGCCGGCGGCCCGCGCCGAACGCGCCGGGGTTCGGATGCGACGTCACCGCGCCGGGCGCGACCGCTGCCCGTACGTGACGCGAAGCGTGAGCTTGCGGTCGCCGCGGACGACGATCACGGTCGTCGTCTGGCCGGGTCGCGCCTGCTGCAGCACGTGCATCAAGTCGTGAATGTTCGCGATGTCGTAGTCGCCGATCCGCACGATGCGGTCGCCGCGACGCAAGCCCGCGCGGTCGGCGGGGCCCCCGGCGCGCACTCCCGCCAGCACGACCCCCGGCGCGCCGTCGGGCGCGCCCGCGTAGTCCGGTATCGTGCCGAGCGACGCGCCGTACGACCGCACGTCGCCGCGCGGCGCGGGCGCGG includes:
- a CDS encoding PDZ domain-containing protein, which translates into the protein DGYGPSDQTPFYAAGVPVLHFFTGAHSDYHKPSDDAGRINAAGTAQIAGLVADLVDTLSRRAEPLTYRRAPAPAPRGDVRSYGASLGTIPDYAGAPDGAPGVVLAGVRAGGPADRAGLRRGDRIVRIGDYDIANIHDLMHVLQQARPGQTTTVIVVRGDRKLTLRVTYGQRSRPAR